From one [Ruminococcus] lactaris ATCC 29176 genomic stretch:
- a CDS encoding RnfABCDGE type electron transport complex subunit D, whose amino-acid sequence MNENYNVSSSPHIRDKVTSSNIMLMVVISLLPATFFGIWNFRHENAWILIVLTTAAAVLAEYLWEKLMHKPVTIKDFSAVVTGLLLALNLPPTLPWWMGVVGAFFAIIVVKQLFGGLGQNFMNPALGARCFLLICFAGKMTNFVYDGVTGPTPLANLKAGESVDSFAMLIGNTSGTIGETSVIALMIGAMFLILMGVIDLRIPGTYILTFVIFISLFGGHGFDPQYITAHLCGGGLMLGAWFMATDYVTSPITSKGKIVYGICLGCLTGLFRLFGGSAEGVSYAIIISNLLVPLIEKATLPKPFGKGGEK is encoded by the coding sequence TTGAACGAAAATTATAATGTATCATCTTCTCCGCATATCCGGGATAAAGTAACCAGCAGTAATATTATGCTTATGGTTGTTATTTCCCTGCTTCCGGCAACGTTCTTTGGAATTTGGAATTTCCGGCATGAAAATGCGTGGATTTTGATTGTACTAACAACAGCAGCAGCGGTTTTGGCTGAATATCTCTGGGAGAAACTCATGCATAAACCGGTCACGATCAAAGATTTCAGTGCAGTAGTCACAGGATTGCTTCTCGCACTGAATCTTCCTCCGACACTTCCGTGGTGGATGGGGGTTGTCGGTGCTTTCTTTGCGATCATTGTTGTAAAGCAGCTCTTCGGAGGACTGGGACAGAATTTCATGAACCCGGCTCTTGGTGCACGTTGCTTTCTTCTGATCTGCTTTGCAGGAAAGATGACAAATTTTGTATACGACGGAGTTACAGGACCAACTCCTCTGGCGAATCTGAAAGCCGGTGAATCTGTAGATTCATTTGCAATGCTGATCGGTAATACCAGTGGAACGATCGGGGAAACTTCTGTCATCGCACTGATGATCGGAGCAATGTTCCTGATCCTTATGGGAGTGATCGATCTGCGGATTCCCGGAACTTACATATTAACATTTGTCATTTTTATTTCTTTATTTGGCGGTCATGGATTTGACCCACAGTACATTACTGCACACTTATGCGGCGGCGGACTCATGCTCGGTGCATGGTTTATGGCAACAGATTATGTCACTTCTCCGATCACCAGTAAGGGAAAGATCGTCTATGGTATCTGCCTTGGATGTCTGACGGGTCTGTTCCGTCTTTTCGGAGGTTCTGCCGAAGGTGTATCTTATGCGATCATCATCAGCAACCTGCTCGTTCCTCTGATCGAGAAGGCAACCCTGCCAAAGCCATTTGGAAAAGGAGGAGAGAAGTAA
- the rsxC gene encoding electron transport complex subunit RsxC: MGLLTFKGGIHPDDGKRFSKDQPIKALLPTGDLIYPLSQHIGAPAVPVVKKGDQVLKGQMIAEAGGFVSAPVYSSVSGKVKALEKHFNPTGTKVDCIVIQNDGEYQEAEYAPVKPLNEMTREEIISKIGDAGIVGMGGAGFPTRVKLSPKDADKIEYIIANCAECEPYITADYRRMLEYTEDLVSGMRVILSLFPNARGIFAVEDNKKDCIQKLQDAVSEEPKMDVKALMTKYPQGAERQLIYAVTGRAINASMLPADAGCIVDNVETLIGIHNAVINGKPLMERVVTVSGDAVAEPGNFLVPLGISHKELIEAAGGFTEEPEKLISGGPMMGFAMVTLDAPVTKTSSSLLAFKEDIVKKSPETACINCARCVDVCPSRIIPSRLADFAKRQDEASFVAWNGLECVECGSCSYVCPAKRQLKQSIGSMRKITLANRKKK; encoded by the coding sequence ATGGGACTTTTGACATTTAAAGGCGGAATACATCCTGATGACGGGAAACGTTTTTCAAAGGATCAGCCGATCAAAGCTCTTTTACCGACAGGTGATCTCATCTATCCTCTCTCCCAGCATATCGGTGCTCCGGCAGTTCCGGTGGTAAAAAAAGGAGACCAGGTTTTAAAAGGTCAAATGATCGCCGAAGCGGGAGGATTTGTTTCTGCTCCGGTATATTCTTCTGTATCCGGTAAAGTAAAAGCTTTAGAAAAGCATTTTAATCCAACCGGAACAAAAGTTGATTGTATCGTAATTCAGAATGATGGCGAATATCAGGAAGCAGAGTATGCTCCGGTTAAGCCTCTCAATGAAATGACCCGCGAGGAGATCATTTCCAAAATAGGAGATGCCGGTATTGTAGGAATGGGAGGTGCCGGTTTTCCTACCAGAGTCAAGCTCTCCCCGAAAGATGCTGACAAGATTGAATATATCATTGCAAACTGTGCTGAATGTGAACCTTATATCACTGCTGATTACCGCAGAATGCTTGAATATACGGAAGATCTTGTAAGTGGAATGCGTGTTATTTTATCTCTGTTCCCAAATGCACGCGGTATTTTTGCGGTGGAAGATAATAAAAAGGACTGTATCCAGAAGTTACAGGATGCAGTTTCTGAAGAACCTAAAATGGATGTGAAAGCTTTGATGACCAAATATCCGCAGGGAGCTGAACGACAGTTGATCTATGCCGTCACCGGACGTGCGATCAATGCATCCATGCTGCCTGCTGATGCAGGATGCATTGTGGACAATGTAGAGACTCTGATCGGGATTCATAATGCAGTGATCAATGGGAAACCTCTGATGGAACGTGTGGTGACAGTCAGCGGTGATGCAGTCGCTGAACCGGGAAATTTCCTTGTACCGCTTGGCATCAGCCATAAGGAACTGATTGAAGCGGCAGGCGGGTTCACTGAGGAACCTGAGAAACTGATCTCCGGAGGCCCGATGATGGGATTTGCCATGGTCACTCTGGATGCACCGGTCACCAAAACTTCTTCTTCACTTCTTGCCTTCAAAGAAGATATTGTAAAGAAGAGTCCTGAGACCGCCTGCATTAACTGTGCAAGATGCGTCGATGTATGTCCAAGCCGTATCATTCCATCCCGACTGGCAGATTTCGCCAAAAGGCAAGATGAAGCTTCTTTTGTGGCATGGAATGGTCTGGAATGTGTGGAATGTGGATCCTGCAGCTATGTCTGTCCGGCAAAGCGTCAGTTGAAACAGTCCATCGGTTCTATGCGTAAGATCACACTTGCCAACAGGAAGAAAAAGTAA
- the rpsA gene encoding 30S ribosomal protein S1 — MSELSFEQMLDESFKTIHNGEVVEGTVIDVKPDEIILNIGYKADGIITKNEYSNDQSLDLTTVVNVGDTMTVKVLKVNDGEGQVLLTYKRLAAEKGNERLREAFENHEVLKATVTQILGGGICTTVDEVRVFIPASLVSDSYEKDLSKYEGQEIEFVISEFNPRRNRVIGDRRQLLVAERAEKQKELFAKLHVGDTVEGTVKNVTDFGAFVDLGGVDGLLHISEMSWGRVDNPKKVFHVGDELKVLVKDIRDTKIALSLKFPETNPWVNAAEDFAVGNVVTGKVARMTDFGAFVELAPGVDALLHVSQISKNHVDKPSDVLSIGQEITAKVVDLNEAEKKISLSMKALESDSQGYADEETEA, encoded by the coding sequence ATGTCAGAATTATCTTTTGAACAGATGTTAGACGAGTCATTTAAAACTATTCACAATGGAGAGGTCGTAGAGGGAACTGTAATCGATGTAAAGCCAGATGAGATCATCCTGAATATCGGATACAAAGCTGATGGTATCATTACAAAGAACGAGTATTCCAATGACCAGTCACTGGATCTTACAACCGTAGTCAATGTTGGTGATACAATGACTGTCAAAGTACTGAAAGTAAATGACGGAGAGGGTCAGGTTCTTCTTACATACAAGAGACTGGCTGCTGAAAAAGGAAATGAAAGACTTCGTGAAGCATTTGAAAATCATGAAGTATTAAAAGCCACAGTTACTCAGATTCTCGGTGGTGGAATCTGTACAACAGTTGATGAAGTAAGAGTCTTCATTCCTGCAAGCCTTGTATCTGATTCTTATGAGAAGGATCTCAGCAAGTACGAGGGACAGGAAATTGAGTTTGTAATCAGCGAGTTCAACCCGAGAAGAAACCGTGTGATCGGTGACAGAAGACAGCTTCTTGTTGCTGAGCGTGCTGAAAAGCAGAAAGAGTTATTCGCTAAATTACATGTTGGCGATACAGTAGAAGGAACTGTTAAGAATGTGACAGATTTCGGAGCATTCGTTGATCTTGGTGGTGTTGACGGTCTTCTTCATATCTCAGAGATGTCATGGGGACGTGTTGATAATCCAAAGAAAGTATTCCATGTTGGTGATGAGCTGAAAGTTCTCGTAAAAGACATCCGTGATACAAAAATTGCACTCAGCCTGAAGTTCCCGGAGACAAATCCATGGGTAAATGCAGCAGAAGATTTTGCTGTAGGCAACGTTGTAACAGGAAAAGTTGCACGTATGACAGATTTCGGAGCATTTGTTGAACTTGCACCTGGAGTAGATGCACTGCTTCACGTATCCCAGATCTCCAAAAATCATGTTGATAAGCCATCTGATGTTCTTTCCATCGGACAGGAGATCACAGCAAAGGTTGTTGACCTGAACGAAGCTGAAAAGAAGATCAGCCTGAGCATGAAGGCTCTTGAGTCAGATTCTCAGGGCTATGCTGACGAAGAGACAGAAGCATAA
- the ispH gene encoding 4-hydroxy-3-methylbut-2-enyl diphosphate reductase, whose translation MKIIKAESAGFCFGVKRAVDTVYKCTETGTDEKIYTYGPIIHNEEVVKDMEKRGVRVIRSEEDLAALKEGTVIIRSHGVEKRVYEELEKKGIHIVDATCPFVKKIHKIVEKHSEQGDRIIIIGNPDHPEVQGIRGWAKSPVSVIRNVEEAESFSCPADQKICIVAQTTFNYNKFKELVEIIEKKSYDVSVLNTICNATKERQTEARSIAETVDAMIVIGDKHSSNTQKLFEICRKACNNTYYIQTLGDLDLNQLGSVETVGITAGASTPNNIIEEVQNNVRIIF comes from the coding sequence ATGAAAATTATCAAAGCAGAATCTGCTGGATTTTGTTTCGGAGTAAAAAGAGCTGTTGATACAGTTTACAAATGTACTGAAACCGGAACCGATGAAAAAATTTATACCTACGGACCGATCATCCACAATGAAGAAGTAGTCAAAGATATGGAAAAAAGAGGTGTCCGTGTCATTAGAAGTGAAGAGGATCTTGCTGCACTGAAAGAAGGAACCGTTATTATCCGTTCCCACGGTGTAGAAAAAAGAGTTTACGAGGAACTTGAAAAAAAAGGGATCCATATTGTTGATGCAACCTGCCCGTTTGTCAAGAAAATCCATAAGATCGTAGAAAAGCACAGTGAACAGGGGGATCGTATCATTATCATCGGGAATCCCGATCACCCGGAAGTCCAGGGAATCCGGGGATGGGCAAAATCCCCGGTCAGCGTGATCCGAAACGTAGAAGAAGCAGAAAGTTTTTCCTGCCCTGCAGACCAGAAAATATGCATTGTGGCACAAACGACATTTAATTACAATAAATTTAAAGAATTAGTTGAAATTATTGAAAAAAAGAGTTATGATGTAAGTGTTTTAAATACAATCTGTAATGCTACAAAGGAGCGTCAGACTGAAGCCCGGAGCATAGCAGAGACGGTGGATGCTATGATCGTTATTGGTGACAAACATAGTTCCAATACCCAGAAGTTATTTGAAATATGCAGAAAAGCATGTAACAATACGTACTATATACAGACACTTGGCGATTTGGATTTGAATCAATTAGGGTCAGTGGAAACAGTAGGTATTACAGCAGGGGCATCCACGCCCAACAATATAATTGAGGAGGTTCAAAATAATGTCAGAATTATCTTTTGA